A single Sutterella megalosphaeroides DNA region contains:
- a CDS encoding nitroreductase family protein, giving the protein MSDVENLLARMRSRYTAKHYDPARRIPDDRLDALLEVLRLAPSSVNIQPWHFYVVRSPEAKARLMPSVKDFNAERVRDADCVIVFAIEKDLTNPAYLDRLLEAEKADGRFAPGTAFEDIDALRRGAVLNYCRTEASGERWASEQAHIALGFATLAAAELGIDSTVLGGLFFDRFDEDFGLRAEKRRSVVALALGYRAENDSNAMRPKSRFPKDAVVTML; this is encoded by the coding sequence ATGAGCGACGTCGAAAACCTGTTGGCGCGCATGCGTTCGCGCTACACCGCGAAGCACTACGATCCGGCGCGTCGCATTCCCGACGATCGGCTCGACGCGCTTCTTGAAGTGTTGCGTCTTGCGCCCTCCTCGGTCAACATCCAGCCGTGGCACTTCTATGTCGTACGTTCGCCCGAAGCGAAGGCGCGCCTCATGCCTTCCGTGAAGGACTTCAACGCGGAGCGCGTGCGCGATGCCGATTGCGTGATCGTCTTTGCGATCGAAAAGGACCTCACGAACCCCGCGTACCTTGACCGCCTGCTCGAGGCGGAAAAGGCGGACGGGCGCTTCGCTCCGGGGACGGCCTTCGAAGACATCGACGCGCTGCGGCGCGGCGCCGTGCTCAACTACTGCCGTACCGAAGCATCGGGCGAGCGATGGGCCTCCGAGCAGGCGCACATCGCGCTCGGCTTTGCGACGCTCGCCGCGGCCGAACTCGGGATCGACTCGACCGTTTTGGGCGGACTCTTCTTCGATCGATTCGACGAAGACTTCGGTCTTCGTGCCGAAAAGCGCCGTTCGGTGGTCGCGCTCGCGCTCGGCTACCGTGCCGAAAACGACTCGAACGCCATGCGTCCGAAGAGCCGCTTCCCGAAGGATGCGGTCGTGACGATGCTTTGA
- a CDS encoding nitroreductase family protein, with the protein MDFVELARTRYTTKHYSGKAIPRETMEKLFEVLRLAPSSVNSQPWVYFHARTAEQKEKLLPAILDFNRERVTLASDVIVFTIRDAYDEAMFKRVLDKEIADGRYADETKIEGLDAGRRHFVGLHSETPESLHAWEQAQSYIAMGFLLAAAESYGIDSTALEGIDCAELDRILDTKSQGLKVVAAVSLGYRAENDSNATRPKSRLALTEIVREV; encoded by the coding sequence ATGGACTTTGTTGAACTCGCCCGCACCCGCTACACGACGAAGCACTACAGCGGGAAAGCGATTCCGCGCGAAACGATGGAGAAGCTCTTCGAAGTGCTGCGCCTCGCGCCTTCGTCCGTGAATTCGCAGCCCTGGGTGTACTTCCACGCCCGCACGGCCGAGCAGAAGGAAAAGCTTCTTCCGGCGATTCTCGACTTCAACCGCGAGCGCGTGACGCTCGCGAGCGACGTGATCGTCTTTACGATCCGCGACGCGTACGACGAAGCGATGTTCAAGCGCGTGCTTGACAAGGAAATCGCCGACGGGCGCTACGCCGACGAAACGAAGATCGAAGGGCTCGACGCGGGGCGTCGCCACTTCGTCGGTCTGCACTCCGAAACGCCCGAGTCGCTCCACGCCTGGGAGCAGGCTCAGAGCTACATCGCGATGGGCTTTTTGCTTGCCGCCGCCGAAAGCTACGGCATCGACTCGACCGCGCTCGAAGGGATCGACTGCGCCGAACTCGATCGTATTCTCGACACGAAGTCGCAGGGCCTCAAGGTCGTTGCGGCCGTGAGTCTCGGGTACCGCGCCGAAAACGACTCGAACGCGACGCGTCCGAAGTCCCGTCTGGCGCTCACGGAAATCGTTCGCGAGGTGTAA
- a CDS encoding ABC transporter ATP-binding protein: MLELKNITKRYADRTILADVNLSIRKGEIVSILGPSGCGKTTLLNLILGLTDITSGRLVYDGEDLTDVPMEKRGFNIVFQDYALFPNLNARENITYGLRNFPDRSSPEEVDELIDLLGLRRHLDQSVDSLSGGQKQRVALARTLVMKPRLLLLDEPLSALDGLIKESIKDRIKTIARQFELTTLIVTHDPEEALTLSDKVLVINEGRIAQFASPVEIMANPADDFIRRFILSQLTIKRDNIFRLFGTSHRTTPALNQAPALRSEAM; the protein is encoded by the coding sequence ATGCTCGAGCTCAAAAACATCACCAAGCGCTACGCCGACCGCACGATTCTCGCCGACGTCAATCTCTCGATCCGCAAGGGCGAGATCGTTTCGATCCTCGGTCCCTCGGGTTGCGGCAAAACGACGCTCCTCAACCTCATTCTCGGTCTCACGGACATCACGTCGGGGCGTCTCGTCTACGACGGCGAAGACCTCACCGACGTGCCGATGGAAAAGCGCGGCTTCAACATCGTCTTTCAGGACTACGCGCTCTTTCCGAACCTTAACGCCCGCGAAAACATCACGTACGGTCTCAGAAACTTCCCCGACCGTTCGAGCCCCGAGGAGGTGGACGAACTGATCGACCTCCTCGGGCTTCGGCGCCACCTCGATCAGTCCGTCGACTCGCTCTCGGGCGGTCAGAAGCAGCGCGTCGCGCTCGCGCGCACGCTCGTCATGAAGCCGCGCCTTCTGCTTCTTGACGAACCGCTCTCGGCCCTCGACGGCCTCATCAAAGAGTCGATCAAAGACCGCATCAAAACGATCGCCCGTCAGTTCGAACTCACGACCCTCATCGTGACGCACGACCCCGAAGAAGCGCTCACGCTCTCCGACAAGGTGCTCGTCATCAACGAAGGCCGGATCGCGCAGTTCGCTTCGCCCGTCGAAATCATGGCGAACCCCGCAGACGACTTCATCCGCCGCTTCATCCTTTCGCAGTTGACGATCAAGCGCGACAACATCTTCCGCCTCTTCGGGACGAGCCATCGCACGACGCCCGCCCTCAACCAGGCGCCCGCGCTGCGCTCCGAAGCGATGTAA